The Alphaproteobacteria bacterium genome contains a region encoding:
- the fabF gene encoding beta-ketoacyl-ACP synthase II produces MRRVVVTGMGMVSPLANGVDATWKRLIAGESGIGAITKVDVSDLPARVGGQVPLGDGPEDFRANEYVDTKDQKKMDDFIIYGVSAAIQAVEDSGWKPQDDESCERTGVLIGSGIGGLATIESTVLKMQEAGPKRVSPFFIPACLINLVSGHVSIKYGFKGPNHAVVTACSTGAHAIGDASRLIQLGDADVMVAGGAEAAMCRIGLAGFASARALSTSYNDAPTTASRPWDKGRDGFVMGEGAGVVVLEELEHAKARGAKIYGEVIGYGLSGDAHHITAPPSDGNGGFRAMEAAIKRAGISLDEVDYINAHGTSTPLGDEIELGAVKRLFGDAAYKLSMSSTKSAIGHLLGAAGSVEAIFCLKAMQDNVTPPTLNLNDPSEGCDIDLVPLQPKERPVRIALSNSFGFGGTNASVIFRKL; encoded by the coding sequence ATGCGTCGTGTTGTCGTTACTGGTATGGGTATGGTTTCTCCCCTCGCAAACGGGGTGGATGCTACGTGGAAACGCTTAATTGCTGGCGAGTCCGGCATTGGTGCCATCACTAAGGTGGATGTGTCCGATCTTCCTGCTCGCGTGGGCGGACAGGTACCGCTTGGCGATGGGCCAGAGGATTTCCGCGCCAATGAATACGTTGACACCAAAGACCAGAAAAAGATGGATGATTTTATCATCTATGGTGTTTCTGCTGCTATTCAAGCGGTGGAAGATTCCGGTTGGAAACCGCAGGACGATGAATCCTGCGAACGTACTGGCGTATTAATTGGCTCTGGCATTGGTGGCTTGGCTACAATTGAATCCACCGTATTAAAAATGCAGGAAGCTGGACCAAAGCGCGTTAGCCCCTTCTTTATTCCCGCATGCCTGATTAATTTAGTATCGGGACATGTGTCGATAAAATATGGCTTTAAAGGCCCCAACCATGCCGTAGTCACCGCCTGTTCAACAGGTGCACACGCCATTGGCGATGCCTCACGCCTGATCCAACTAGGCGATGCTGATGTTATGGTTGCCGGTGGCGCCGAAGCAGCCATGTGCCGTATTGGCCTTGCCGGTTTTGCCTCTGCCCGTGCATTATCCACCTCATACAACGATGCGCCTACCACAGCCTCCCGCCCATGGGATAAAGGCCGGGACGGATTTGTTATGGGCGAAGGTGCAGGTGTGGTCGTGCTTGAAGAACTCGAACACGCAAAAGCCCGTGGCGCAAAAATTTATGGCGAAGTGATCGGTTATGGCCTCTCCGGCGATGCACATCACATTACCGCCCCTCCCTCGGATGGCAATGGTGGCTTTCGCGCAATGGAAGCAGCAATCAAACGTGCTGGTATTTCATTGGATGAGGTTGACTACATCAATGCCCACGGCACTTCCACACCCTTAGGTGATGAAATTGAATTGGGTGCGGTAAAACGCTTGTTTGGTGATGCGGCTTATAAGCTTTCGATGTCTTCCACCAAATCTGCCATTGGGCATCTGCTTGGTGCTGCGGGCAGCGTTGAAGCTATTTTCTGCCTCAAAGCCATGCAAGATAATGTTACACCGCCTACATTAAATCTCAACGATCCTTCAGAAGGTTGTGATATCGATTTGGTGCCATTACAACCTAAAGAGCGTCCGGTGCGCATTGCGCTTTCCAATTCTTTTGGTTTCGGTGGCACAAATGCCTCAGTTATTTTCCGCAAACTCTAA
- a CDS encoding acyl carrier protein, with translation MSDIAARVKKIVVEHLGVEADKVVPSASFIDDLGADSLDTVELVMAFEEEFGVEIPDDAAEKIVKVEDAINYIEANS, from the coding sequence ATGAGTGATATCGCAGCTCGTGTTAAAAAGATTGTTGTAGAGCATCTCGGCGTAGAAGCAGACAAAGTTGTCCCTAGTGCCAGCTTTATCGATGATCTGGGCGCAGACAGCCTCGATACCGTAGAACTGGTTATGGCATTCGAAGAAGAATTCGGCGTGGAAATACCCGATGATGCAGCAGAGAAAATTGTTAAAGTTGAAGACGCTATCAACTATATCGAAGCTAACAGCTAA